ATTCAATGAAAACTAAATTCAAGAGAGACTACCACCGTGAAGTTTGAAGGAGGCCCTCTCCTAGTGACTCACGGTACAATGACAAAAAGAGGCTGCAAGGAGAAAGAAAGGGAATTCAGATAAATGCATGTAGTTAAAATTATGGCATTTGTGCatgtgttagagagagagagagagatcaccgTATCTACACTAACTGGCTTTGTTTCCTCTACAAGAATCTCTGTTATTGTTCCAGACTGATCAGCCTGCGCAATGTTGGACATTAGTAATCACAAATGTCAGGCATTAAGTCATTTTGGGCCTCAAGGTGAAATGCAGCATGGTCTTGAATCTCAATTGGGATAAAAGAActgaataattaattatattagcaCAACAATGTATATGTGAAAATTAtggtcatttaaaaatattttccatcAAGACAATGTTCTCTAATTCAAGCAACAAGAATGATTCTCCATATCCACGATGAAGATTGACATAATTTATCCTTCTAGACATGACAACAGCAGGAGGGGCCAATAAGGATGAAACTTAGGGGTTAGTTTGGGAACACAAATGTTTTAAGTACTTTCAGATATTTCCTTCCTAAACATCACTCACACAaatcattttcaaattcaaatcttcgaccttttcatctaatcattatctaatcattacaacattcacaaactcccaaacaaaatacaaaaaatattaccacttttcaaattttaaaaaaataatattaaaatatatatttttttattttacaatatttttattcaacttttctctctctcatttcccaaaacccaatcaaacatcttaactcaaacattttcactactattctCAGATATACTAAGATATTCTAAATGGGCCCTTGAAGAAATATGTAGGGATCAACCCACTTCAATTTGAACAGTCAAGGAAAGAGATACCTCAATTTCATTCATTAGTTTCATTGCCTCGATGATGCAGACAATCTGACCTTTCTGGACTTTATCTCCTACCTGGAAAATGGTAAAATTATgagtatatttttttgataatatacCCTTATAGTGAATTACGGAGTATATATACAGATTGAGTTGTTCAAGACATGATTTCCCATCTGCCATGTCCTTTGGGAGACAAGCCCTTGAGTGGTCACCAAAACTGAATTACCTTGACAAATGGTGGTTCACCAGGTGCAGGACAGCGATAGAAGGTTCCAGCCATGGGGCATTTCAGTGGTGGATGTGACGAAGTGTTTGCCTTTGCAGTGGCGGGTAAGGCAGGTGCCAATGCTGAAGGAGGGTTTGCAGAAGCAGGAGCAGCTGCTGTGGCTGGTGGTGGAGGAGATGGAAGCGTCACATGGGTAAGGGGTGGTGGCATACTAACAACAGGAGCTGCCTGCTGTAGAGCTTCCTTTCTTCTGATTAAGATCTCACAGCCCAATTGCTTCAGTTGCAACTCCGCAATATCTCTCGAATCAACAAGtctgcttataaaaaaaaatacaaatttcagCAAGAAAGATGTGTCTTGCATGTATGAAACAGTGAATAATACCGGCTAGCATGCGAGTGCCAAAGAAGTTTCTACTTACTTGATAAGATCTGATACTTGAGCCATGAATGCTGAGATTGATGATTCATTAGGAACAGTGTCTCGAACAGGATGTGACGAGTCAACTGTCCCTTCTGATGATGGGGCTCCATACTTTGTGGAAAGTGCAGGTGCagaatttgaagattttttggCCGTAACCTGGATTGAAAGTCGATTTGTAGTAGGTGCTCATACAGAATATCTCATtcaagtaagtattttttttcttgcctATTGAGAACAATCTTACCTCATTCAGCTTTGCACACATCTTCCAGTCCCTGGATTGCTTCAAGTTATGGCTCTGCAAAACAAAATCATACAGCAAAAGAATAAAAGTTTTGCAGAAAAAAACAGTATCATAAACGAAACTAGGCATGTTTAATCTTTGTGTAGAGTGCATTCGCATTTGCATTAGTCAAAAACCATACAGAAAATCGAGAATTTCAAAGCTGAAAATTTTGTTTCACAGTGGGTACCACAAACTGCATTCAATTTACAGTCTTCAATTATCCTACAAACACAATTATTCACTCCATTAATACACTCTCCTCTCGAGTCAAGGTCGACGACCCACAACAAATTTTACCAGTGACACCCACTTTTTCAAACTGAATAATAAGTAATGGCACATAAAGAACATGGCTCATATTAAgtgtacataaataaaaaataaaaataaaaagagcaaaACTCGGAAagaatcatcaaataataagcttttttcaaaagataaaaatcctagttttctttagtttttataatgaaaattaCCTATACAAACGAAAAAAGAAACTTGAGATTCATATAAATTGAAGTgttagaagaaacaaaaaactaaaatgatctAAAATATCATGGATGGAGAATaacaaatatgaataaaataaagacaaaaaacCACAAATCACGTACAGGGTCACCGAGGAAAGATCCGTGTAAGGCAGACGGTCTGGGACTGGAACCGCGATGAAGTGAGAGCATCGTGTGTTGGTGCGTATTAGGATCTTTCACTCCGGATCGGAGGTGGGGGAGCGAGTGGGTCTTGGGGCACGGCACCGAAAAGGACGCCATTTCTGGAAACAGAGTTTAGGAAACAAGAGAATTGGTGGTCTGTGGTTTTGTTTAATGGTGTCTTCTGCACTCTCTCAGTTTCCTTAAAAATGGGTGGGGGGAAGCAGTGAAAATGGAACAGAGGTGACGGATtcggttaaaaaaaataaaaaaaggaaagttgGCGATGAGATCGAAGAAACAGACAATCTGAGAAATCTGACGgatcaaaagaaatgaaaatagtgGGACTTCGAAGCTGGGAGAGTGCGAGGGGTGGTAGGGAGGGTTCGATGTTTACGAGGCGGACATCAATATCGCCTTTAAACTAACCACAACGTACAACAACGTTTTGTCTACGAACACaacagacacagagagagagagagagagagagagagagagagagaggggtttcCCTCCAAGGATGAGGGAATAATCGGACGGCCAGTGTTTTAAGTTTAGTTATAATCGGCCGATTTTGTAGGTATCTGATTTTGTACGTACAATATCATGCCAACATTAATTTCTGGATCGCTTCCCTCCCCATCTATACTCTCTTAACTATTGAAATTTCAGCCAAATTGCTGCCATTaattttgttctctctctctctaaatgcTTACTGtagttactttttattttatctttttataatgttattttcctcaattttacaatttcacATGTGACATTGTAATCCTTTCGGTTTTTGCTGGTGACTATAATAGTCTCTTGTCGTGATCAAGAGCTTTTAAAGTGTGtgaaaaatagatatataaaatgagttcgataatattttattaaacatttatttaataCTACTAGAATCTAAGAATTGTGATGTTAGGCTTTAGGCATGGATAGATGATTCTGATTTCCATCCTTTTCATACAGTGCTGATTATCGACATGACCAACAGTAGTACTACATTCTGCAGTATACACAGGCCTTAATTTACTCCCTTCTTTTGCATATTTGTAAATTCTGGGATAATCTTATAAATTCAAAATGCATTGCACCACTTAAAAATATCTTCCACTTTTCAAAAGGATATGCTTCTTTCAATCTACAGTTAGATGATTCCGCATATATACTTAATTTGGAGAATAATTAACTGTACTGCCATTAATGGAAATATGCTGTGATTCCGGCATAATGCCTGAAAACCTTTATTTTGCTTCCATCAGAGAGATCTGCTGCTTTAGATCATTTACAAACCATTCCGTTTCATTATCATGTTGCTATGGAGTCTTGAATAATGAGGTAGGATTTTCCAGAGGCGCTAGCTGCCACTGTTGCAGCAGTTGATTTTATTTCAACATTACAATATTGATCTGCATGCACTCTATGTTTTAGACCATCCTATGTAGTTGTTTTCTTTCAATCCTGTCATATTGGCATGCATCTTCCATGATGAGGTAGATTCTATTTCTGGGTTCTTCGACTCTTGATTTGTTCACGATACATGTTCTCCACCCGCTTGTACATTCTTTTATTCATCCGACCTgcaaaccatgcatgcatgatagacATGTTAGTCCCATGAATtaggaacatatatatatatatatatatatagataattgtTTTTCCAAAGTCATCCGACAAAGGACATTTATTGGGAACATACCTGGCTTACAATAAGTTCTGGATTTGACAATCTGAGGGATGAAAACTCCTGTTCCATTGCCATTTTTCCACAGGTTCAGGAGCCACGCAGGTACTGAATTAGCATCCTCATTTTCCCCCCAGTTGAAATAGCTTCCAGGTTGTAATATAGCAGGGTAACTACAAGCAGAAGTTAAGCTGTTTTTTGAGCTTCTTCCTTTGGCAACACCAGAGGAGTTTCTCCGTCTGGTTTTCTGAAAATCTTCATCCTCATCTGCTGTCAAAAGCAAAATCTGTCTCCTGATTTCTGCATAGAGAATATCATTACTATCATGCTCGCCATCTTCAACTACTTCAAGATAGTGGTGATGATCATATGTGTTCATGGCCATATTGGATTGAAGAGTACTGCAATCGAACTCCATGAAAGGCTTTTTAAGTAGGAGATGGTGAATTGGGTTTCTTATGGAACTGGTTTGGGattattatatagaataatACTTGGTTTTGAGGTCAATGTTATCGGTGCAGGGGCGTTGGAATATTGGTTAAAAGCTTCCAAATGGCAAATGGATTtcaattcaaaaataatatgtCTGCTTTTCTGTACTTTAGTTCATGTACATATCATAAAAGGCGTCATGACTAGGATATGCTTCAAGCCTAATTCCTAGCAAACCAAATGGATGAGAATGATTTCTTCTATAAAATAATTGCCAACCTCTCCAATAGAAGTGCTCATACCTGCTCGacttattataaattatggATTTTAATTCATGAATTAGGATTATTTTTGCATAAATAATAGGTTAAAAAGGGACAGATTAGAGAATCGAGGTGCAGATAGACCACCTGAGAATTgggttttataaatttaaaggtcaaatgtcattaaatatttagGTTTTCCAAATTATGGAACATGTTGACTTAAAAAGCAATAATTAAGAATTTATGGGCGACCAAATTGGCAACCACTTGGGCGATCCTGAGTATTATTTTAGTGACCATTACTGCTGTAGAAAGTCCAAAATTAAgttgtttgaaagaaaaaggttacaaagagcATCGGTATAGAAAGCAGAGATGAGAGAGATCAGACCTGTGCCAAGAGTTGGGTTGTCAAAACTACCGACTCTGTTGACCAAAATAATTTAAGCAAATAAAAGAAACGTGATGCATCATGCCTCCTCCAATTGACGAGCAGGATTGTTTTCCCTTGCTTTTCTATTTCATTATCATTTAAAGACAGTTCGAAATTCCTAATCCCACCTTGTTTTTCCATTTCAGGAATCAGGATGTTCTCTTTTGAGAAATTTGtcgagattatatatatatatatatttatctagactttatgttttgttttgttttttcagaCAGGATTTAGTGAGagagtttgttttatttttctcaataatTTGGAAGGATATAGAGAAGCTGTTGTGAGGCAAGGCCATTATTATGTTCGAACATAGTATACAAATTACAGGGAGGGTACATAGAAGACATTCACGTGGCAGTTCCGAGGAATGAGGAATTAATCAAGAGAGTTGCTTATGTGAGACTAAGAGACTATGATGGCATGTTGGAGAAGCAGACGGAAATGACAAGAAAAATGGTATTGGCTCAAACATTAAGAGCAAATGTGGGAGGAATTCAGTGTCCCCTAATTCACAATCACAAACTGTGATGGTAGCTTCCTTATTTCTGTATatgaatattacaaaaacaaagacctaaaacaaattaaattacgGCGCCAGGCCCTGACAGCTCTCGGAGGGCATTGGCCGCTTAGAGTGCAAGAAATTATCCGAGTGAGACCAGACCACCCAACAAAGGCAAGGATCAAGAGCAAAAAGAAAACTTCAAACGCAAACTAATAGCGGTTCAAGTAAGTCCTGCGTCTGAACCGGTTGTAGTCGGGCAAGGACTGGATGGGCCCCATCGCGGCAATTGCAATGTCctgcaaaaccaagcactcgaTTAAGACAGCTTACATCATTTTGATCATCGGACAGGTGAAAAAGTGGCAAAAAATTAAACTTCATTTTCTATGCCTCGTAACTTGGTACGTTCTAGTCCTTACCTGGTCCCAGATAAATCGGTTTGCAACGCGTTTGACAGTGCTAGCATCAACAGCATCAATTCTGGCAAACAACTCTGCAAATGGAATTCTTCGTCCATATGTAAGTAGCTGCATGCACAACCATACCATGGAAAAAATTAGGAATTAAGAATGGgaaaataacatatttttaGTGTGTGTGGGGCTCAATTTCATCTAGCCAAGACGTGATTATGGGGCAGCCTAACggttttacattaaaaaaaaaaaacaggaaatttttttaatcaaatttgacATTTATAGCAGGTACCATAAATCTGAAACATACAGAAAGCACATATATCATCTTGCAAGCACATACTTAAACTTTACAATAGATCATCCCATTAGCCATTTTTTTAATGGCCAATGATTGTACCATTAGCCATTAAATTACAGTGGAATCATGTTTCAAACCAGGGTTTGACAAAAGCAAACATAAAAAGCAGCAAACAAGATGCATATTGCActaacctatcaaaaaaaataaaaaaagatgcatGATGCGCTAAGGAACCAACCAGTGAAAGGAAAGGATAAGAGTGACCCACTGAGTCCAATTAGCTGGTCAAATGATGTTATTTGAATCCACAACACGGAAAAAGCATGAAAATGTTCAGTTATTTCCCTGCTTGCAGTGCTTTAATACTAGTTCTCATACAGTAGCTTAAAAAGAACATACATAaaaaacataaatcaattattttttgacTCATTGTTCTAGTATAGAAAGAAGCCACACCTGGCGGCCAATATCTTCAGCTACAGGACTTGTTCCATCTATGTGAAGCAGCAGAGAAGATTTCAACTGCAACAAAAGATACCAGTAAGTGGCAATAACTGTAGgcataaatttttcaaatgtgaTGAATTACATAAACCTAACTATATGTGGACATAATTTTGGACAAATGACAACCGAAACTTTTCAATTGCCATAGGTCACGATTGGTACTATGTCAACACACCAGGACAATGCCCCACCTTATGAAGCTTCTTATTTAACCAATATTTCGTTTGACTACAACaaataagaaaaagtaaatGCAGCATAAATCGCTTTTTATATTCGCTAAAACAGTCTTGATTTAAAAAAGTCACCATGTATCTGACATCAATGTCCAATTCAGATTGTTAGTCAGAGTCCCAAAAACTCTCATTCTAAGAGCTTGACCCAGTtcagaaagaaataatttttttttgtccagAAAAAAAACTAACCATGTATCTGATATTGCTCAATGTAAAACTAAAGCATTAGTGGCTACCTGATTACGCGCACGAATAACATCTTCTTCCAGAACTCGGCAGCATAACTTGGTGGTCTCATTCATTATTGCATATGCTAAATCGTCTAAGGCATCCGGCTGAAAGATAAGACAGAAGATAAGTAAATGAGTAAATCACTGACAGGTGTGTCCAAGAATCCATTTGGATATGCAAAttgaatgaattaaaaaatttaagtaaTGACGACTACTAATGTGTTTGAGATCATCATATAGACAAAAAAGGTATGTTCGTGCACATATCGTAGAGAGGAAGAGGTGAAGATATCATTTTGGTTGTCATACATCATATGGGAATATCCAACCCAGGCCAGAAATGGAAATTAAGAAGCCATTTGCTTCTTAGCTCACATGTTAATGGTGGTTTGGGGATGCGTAActtaagtttttttaataaggcattattaggaaagtggttgtggagatatcatCAGGAAGGGGATTCTTTGTGGAGAGTGGTGATTGATCGGAAGTATGGGTGTGAGTGGGGGGGATGGTGTTCTAAGGAGGGGAGGGGGCCTTATGGTGTTAGTTTatggaaatatattagaaagggGTGGAGCTTTTTTGTAAAACAGATTAAGGTTGGAGAAGGTGTTTGCATTCGGTTTTAGCATGATGAAATATGAATGGTGTAGTGAGAGACCTCTTAAAATTGTTTTTCCGTCTGTTTTCAGCTTGGCTGGAAACCAGCATGCTGCTGTTTCAGAAGTGTTGTGTTGTGATAATGGGACTGTGCGCTGGAATATTTGTTTCACTAGAAATGTTCAAGACTGGGAACTTGATGAGTTTGCAGATTTCTTCAGTTTTCTGTATTCAGTGAAGGCAGCTGGGGTTGGGAGAGATCGTATGCAGTGGAAGCATAAGGGGAGTAATAAGTTTTCAGTTAGCTCCTTGTATAAGGTGCT
The genomic region above belongs to Carya illinoinensis cultivar Pawnee chromosome 4, C.illinoinensisPawnee_v1, whole genome shotgun sequence and contains:
- the LOC122306908 gene encoding biotin carboxyl carrier protein of acetyl-CoA carboxylase 2, chloroplastic-like, with protein sequence MASFSVPCPKTHSLPHLRSGVKDPNTHQHTMLSLHRGSSPRPSALHGSFLGDPSHNLKQSRDWKMCAKLNEVTAKKSSNSAPALSTKYGAPSSEGTVDSSHPVRDTVPNESSISAFMAQVSDLIKLVDSRDIAELQLKQLGCEILIRRKEALQQAAPVVSMPPPLTHVTLPSPPPPATAAAPASANPPSALAPALPATAKANTSSHPPLKCPMAGTFYRCPAPGEPPFVKVGDKVQKGQIVCIIEAMKLMNEIEADQSGTITEILVEETKPVSVDTPLFVIVP
- the LOC122306910 gene encoding uncharacterized protein LOC122306910 — protein: MEFDCSTLQSNMAMNTYDHHHYLEVVEDGEHDSNDILYAEIRRQILLLTADEDEDFQKTRRRNSSGVAKGRSSKNSLTSACSYPAILQPGSYFNWGENEDANSVPAWLLNLWKNGNGTGVFIPQIVKSRTYCKPGRMNKRMYKRVENMYREQIKSRRTQK